In Planctomycetota bacterium, one DNA window encodes the following:
- the truB gene encoding tRNA pseudouridine(55) synthase TruB, translated as MNASEQIGILNVAKPAGVTSRAVVDRVGRALGTRRVGHAGTLDPLATGVLVVAVGAATRLVEYVQRLEKRYRGTFLLGRTSPTDDTDGEVTLLPDALTPTLAAIQAAAAAQVGRIEQVPPAFSALKVDGQRAYALARQGAEVQLAARPVDIHSIDIVRYEYPELELDVRCGSGTYIRAIGRDLARAVGSAAVMSQLERTAIGAFRLTDACPWAEVERDPIGRWLLPIERAVEALPRVTLDEEQIRRARLGQTIALEAPANEAELAAFDASGRLISILTQREPGWWKPAKNLG; from the coding sequence ATGAACGCTTCGGAACAAATCGGGATTCTCAACGTCGCCAAGCCGGCGGGGGTGACGTCACGCGCGGTGGTCGATCGGGTGGGCCGCGCGCTCGGCACTCGCCGCGTTGGGCATGCCGGCACGTTGGATCCGCTGGCCACGGGAGTGCTCGTCGTGGCGGTCGGCGCGGCCACGCGGCTGGTCGAATATGTCCAGCGGCTTGAAAAGCGCTATCGCGGGACATTCTTACTTGGCCGTACAAGCCCGACCGACGACACCGATGGCGAGGTGACGCTGTTACCCGACGCCTTGACGCCGACTCTGGCTGCGATTCAAGCGGCCGCCGCGGCGCAGGTTGGACGCATCGAGCAAGTGCCGCCGGCCTTCTCGGCCTTGAAGGTTGACGGCCAGCGGGCCTATGCCTTGGCTCGACAGGGAGCAGAGGTCCAGTTGGCCGCGCGCCCGGTCGACATTCACAGCATCGACATCGTGCGCTACGAGTATCCTGAACTCGAACTCGATGTCCGTTGCGGCAGCGGCACGTACATTCGCGCGATCGGTCGTGACCTGGCCCGGGCCGTGGGCTCGGCCGCCGTGATGTCGCAGTTGGAGCGAACCGCGATCGGGGCGTTTCGACTGACCGATGCTTGTCCTTGGGCGGAGGTCGAGCGCGACCCGATCGGCCGATGGCTGCTGCCGATCGAACGAGCGGTCGAGGCGTTGCCGCGCGTGACGCTCGACGAAGAACAAATCCGCCGCGCCCGACTGGGGCAAACCATCGCGCTCGAAGCACCGGCAAATGAAGCGGAACTGGCGGCGTTCGATGCCTCGGGCCGGCTGATTTCGATCCTGACCCAACGCGAACCCGGCTGGTGGAAACCAGCGAAGAACCTGGGCTGA